The Microterricola viridarii genome segment CGTCAGCTAGCTAGAGCAAGACTCTCGCCACAACAGAGAATGCGCCCCCGTTGAATCAACGGGGGCGCATTCTCTGTTGTGCCTGGAACTCGACTACTTCGCGCCAGCCTCGACGTAGCTGGTGTCGTTCATCGAAACAACCGTCCAGACGCCCTTCTTGTAGGTGAGCTTGTTCACGGCGGCGTTGGCGATGCCAGCGGGGAGGGTGCTGGTGTCGGCGCCCAGGGCGTCGAGGACGGCGATGATCGTGATGCCGCTGGAGACGACGAGCACGTTGCCGCCGCCCTTCTTGGCCTGGGCGGCCGCGATCTCGTTCAGCGAAGCCAGCGCGCGGGTGCTGACCTGCTCCTCGGTCTCAGCGAGCAGACCGCTGTCTGCATTCACCTCGACGATTGCGTTGAGGAAGTCGCTGACGGCCGGGCCCTTCACGAACGCGCCGACCGCTGCGCCGGTCGCGGCCTGAGTCTCACCCTCGAACTTTCCGAAGGCAACCTCGCGCAGGCGCTTGTCGCGCACGGGCTCGTCCTTGTAGCGCAGGGCGCTGAGCGCGAGCACGGCCGTCTCGTAGTGACGCACGTTGTCGGCCGAGTAGGCGGACTTGAACTTCACGCCGGCCTTGGCCAGCCCGGTGCCGAGCTGCGTGGCGACCAGCTCACCCTTCTCGGTGAGCGGTGAGTCCGACCAGCCCTGCATGCGGTGGGTCTTGTTGAGCCAGGTCTCACCGTGGCGGGTGAGGTAGATCGTGACCTCGGAGCCCTTGCCCGACTTATCGTTCGACGACTGGCTAGAAGACGGGGAATCCTTGCCATTGTCGGCGAACGCGGGAGCGGCCAGGGCGAGAGAGAAGAGCGTGGCGACGGCGGCGAGGCTCGCAATCGCGGTACGGAGTGCACGACGAGACGACATTGTCTGGGGTCCTTTCGAGGAACGGGGAACAGATGAACGCAGGCTATCTGAAAACCGAACGACGTTTGGTAACAATTCGACTTTGGTTCATGTGGCGCCGTTTTACACGACAATCCGGGCCCAGTCCTAGACCTCGGCGGTGGCGGTTTCGTCGTCATCGAGGAGCCGCCGCACGACGGCGTCGGCCAGCAACCGCCCACGCAATGTCAGCTCCACCCGGCCGGCGATTGCAGCCCGGGCGTCGATGAGCTCGTCGGCGATCAGCGCGGCCACCGCGAGCCTGCCGGACGCCCGCAGCGAGGCGACGGGGATGCCCTCCCGGATGCGGGCGAGCAGCAGCACACGCTCGAACTCACGCACCTCGGCCGAGAGTGTCTCGCGCCCGGCGGCGGGCGAGAGCCCGGCCTGCACGCGTTCGGCGTAGGCGGCCGGGTGCTTCACGTTCCACCAGCGCACCCCGCCGACGTGGCTGTGCGCGCCCGGCCCGATGCCCCACCAGTCGTTGCTGCGCCAATAGGCGAGGTTGTGCTCCGAACGGTGCTCGACACCGCGCGCCCAGTTGCTCACCTCGTACCAGTCGTAGCCGGCGGCCGCCAGCAGTTCGTCGGCCAGCTCGTACATGTCGGCCTGCAGGTCCTCATCCGGCTGGGCGACCTCGCCACGGCGGATCTGCCTGGCCAGCTTGGTGCCGTCCTCGACGATCAACGAATAGGCACTGAGGTGGTCCGGCTGCTGCGCGATGGCGTGCTCGAGGCTCGCCCGCCAGTCGTCCAGCGACTCACCCGGGGTGCCGTAGATCAGATCGACGCTGACGTCGAGTCCGACCTCGCGGGCCCAGCGCACCACGAGCGGCACGCGGGCCGGGTCGTGCGTGCGCTCCAGGGTGGCGAGCACGTGCGGGACGGCAGACTGCATGCCGAAGGAGACGCGGGTGAAGCCGGCATCCTTCAACGTCTGCAGGTAGTCGCGGTCGACGGAATCGGGGTTCGCCTCTGTCGTGATCTCGGCGCCCGGCGCAAGCGTGTGCTCGGCACGGACGGCGTCGAGCATTTTCACCAGGTCGGCCGCCGGGAGCAGCGTCGGGGTTCCGCCTCCGAAGAAGACCGTGGACGCCGGCCGCGCTGGAACGCCGGAGGCAGCCAGGATGCGGGCGCTGTGCTGGATCTCGAGCACGGCCTCGCTCGCGTAGTCGCTCTGTTTGGCACCGCGCAGCTCGGTCGCAGTGTACGTGTTGAAGTCGCAGTAGCCGCAGCGCACGCGGCAGAACGGCACGTGCAGGTAGACGCTGAATGCGCGATCGTGTGCGCCGACGGCGGCGGTCGCGGGCAGGAGTCCGTCGCTCGGGGCAGGGTCACCGAGGGGCAGGGCGCTGGCCATCGAGGTCTACGCCGAAGCCACGGGGTGCAGGGCCCGCAGGTAGCGGCGGGTGTACGCGCGTTCCTGCAGTCGCATCAGCGGCCGGACGAGCTTCCAACGGGTCGAGCTCGGCTGCGAGAAGCTGCGGATCACCAGCCAGACGGAATCGTCGTCGCGGTGCTCGACCACGAACAGCACCTCGCCGTTCTCCGGGTGCCCCGGCATGGTGCCGTAGGCGAAGCCGAGGCGCCCGGGCTCGTCGACGACGAGCACGACGCGCACGGGGGCGGTGACCGTCATCCGCCAGGCGGTGATGTGCAGCACGGCGGTCATGCCGGCCGTGATGAACGGGGTGCCGTCAGGGCCGAAGCGTTCCTCGCTGGCGCGCTGGGGCTGGTCGGGGCGCGGAACTCCCTCGGCGTCGAGCGCCAGGCCGTGGTACTGCTCGCCGGTGCCCTGATTGGTGTCGGTCACCTCGATGCCGCTGCCGCGCTGTACGCCCCAGGTCATCAGGCTCGCGGATGCCGTGGCGAATCGCTCGGCACCGCTGCCGAGCTGGGTGCTGTGCTCGGCCGGGCGGAAGCCGGCCGGCGGGTAGCTCATCAGGTCGGGGGCCATCGTGCCACCGATCGCGCCGTAGCTGACCGGTTGGTCTGTGTATGTGGAACGGCGCACGTGCTGACACTACTTTCTTCGGAAAAACCCCTCATACAGCGTAGGCGACGAAGCTGACAACGGGCGTACCGCGGTCAGCCCAGGCGGGAGATGAGGATCCCCATGGCTTCGATGGCCCGCTCCCGGGCCGAGCCATCTGCGGCCTCGTCATAGCCGGTGTCGACGTAGAGGTAGCTGCCGTCGACCAACGCCTCGACGGTGCAGCCCGAGTGCTCGTCGTCCCAGATGCAGCTCGCCACCGCTTGTTCGGCACCCTCGATGGCGACGTCGGTCGCTCCGTCGCGGGAGAGGGCGACCTCCGAGAGCTCCGGCCACGCCCAGCCGCCGCCAGGCAGGATGTTGACGCCCAGGAGCCGCAGCTCCCCCGCCGGAGCCTCGTATGGGTCGGCTTGACGCCAGTCACAGGAGAGGAAGTCGGCGCGCTGCCAGGCGATGGCGAACATTGCGATCGCACCCTCGGAATCCCGTGCCTCGGCTTCGCCCAACGACGGCGAGCCCAGCGCCGTGCGGAAGCTCCCGTCGCCGTCGACCACGCCGCAGTCGTCCCACGCCGCGAGTGAATCGGCCGGCGGCTGGAACTGCGGCAGCGGTTCACCCGCTGCCTGCAACGAGTCGCGGATCGCCGTGCCGGTGACCACGGCGACCGAACGGGTCTCCTCGATCGTCGGCGCGGGGTCGGCCGCCGGCCGCGTGAATTCGAAGTCCACCCAGTAGCCGTCAGCCAGGAACGAGGCGGAACACGAGCTCCCCTCGGTGTCCGCGTAACAATTAATCCGCGAGTCCGGGCCGATCAGCCCCAACTGGGAGTCGGCCAGCGGCAGCCCCTCGACGAAGTCGAAGTACTCGCCGACGGCATCGGGCAGGATCTCCACGGTGAGGCGTGGTCCCTCTGTGCCGGCCGAACTGCTCCATTCGCAGTTCAGCATCCCCGCCTGCCAGGAGGCCGCCGATCCATTGGCGAGTGGGTGAACAACCGGGTTGACCGCTGCTGGCGCAAAGCCAAGACCCGATGCGAGCGCGTCACCGCCGATCAGCTGTGCACAGCCGAGCGGCACCCGCGATACGGGCCGTGTGCCCGGCCCGGACGGCGCGGGGGAAGCAGTGGGCACCGGCGCGGCACTCTCCGTCCGCGTCGGCGTCGGCCGTGTTGTCGAGCCGCCGACCGAATCCAGCGGGGCAGCACAGGCGGCCAGACCGAACATGCAACTGAGCGCGAGGGCGACGCGCGTGATTCCCCCAAGGCGAGCGACATGGCCACAGTCTAGCGCGAACGCAAACGGCGGCCGGCGGAAGATTCCGCCGGCCGCCGTCTCCAGAGAGCCTGGGGCTACTTCTTGTCCTTCTTCTCGACGTCACCTGTCAGAGCGGCGACGAACGCCTCCTGCGGGACCTCGACGCGACCGACCATCTTCATGCGCTTCTTGCCCTCCTTCTGCTTCTCGAGGAGCTTGCGCTTGCGGCTGATGTCACCGCCGTAGCACTTGGCCAGCACGTCCTTGCGGATGGCGCGGATGGATTCACGGGCGATGATGCGGGCGCCGATGGCGGCCTGGATCGGCACCTCGAACTGCTGGCGCGGGATCAGCTCGCGCAGGCGCGTGGTCATCAGCACGCCGTAGGCGTAGGCCTTGTCGCGGTGCACGATGGCGCTGAACGCGTCGACCTGCTCGCCCTGCAGCAGGATGTCGACCTTCACCAGGTCGGCGGTCTGCTCGCCGGCCGGCTCATAGTCGAGGGAGGCGTAACCGGCCGTCTTCGACTTCAGGTTGTCGAAGAAGTCGAACACGATCTCGCCGAGCGGCATCGTGTAACGAATCTCGACGCGGTCCTCGCCGAGGTAATCCATGCCGAGTAGCACGCCGCGGCGGCCCTGGCAGAGCTCCATAATGACGCCGACGTAGTCCTTGGGGGCGAGGATGGCCGCCTTGACGACGGGCTCGCTCACCGCGGAGATCTTGCCGACCGGGAACTCGCTCGGGTTCGTGACGGTGACCGTCTTCTTGTCCTCAGTGGTGACCTCGTAGATCACGGACGGGGCCGTCGCGATGAGGTCCAGGCCGAACTCGCGCTCGAGGCGCTCGGTGATGATCTCGAGGTGCAGCAGGCCGAGGAAGCCACAGCGGAAACCGAAGCCGAGGGCGACGGAAGTCTCGGGCTCGTAGACGAGCGCGGCATCCGACAGTTTGAGCTTGTCGAGGGCCTCGCGCAGGATCGGGTAGTCGGAGCCGTCGATCGGGTACAGGCCGGAGAAGACCATGGGCAGCGGCTCGGTGTAGCCGGGGAGAGCCTCGGTGGCCGGCTTTGACGCGGTCGTGACGGTGTCGCCGACCTTGGACTGGCGCACGTCCTTCACGCCGGTGATCAGGTAGCCGACCTCGCCGACGCCGAGCCCCTTACTCGGGGTGGGCTCTGGCGAGCTCACGCCGATCTCGAGGATCTCGTGGGTGGCACGGGTCGACATCATCTGAATGCGCTCACGCGGGTTCAGCTGGCCGTCGATCATGCGCACATAGGTGACGACGCCGCGGTAGCTGTCGTAGACGGAGTCGAAGATCATGGCGCGGGCGGGGGCGCTCGGGTCGCCCTTCGGTGCCGGGATGCGCTCGGTCACGCGGTCGAGCAGGTCCTCGACGCCCATGCCGGTCTTGCCGGAGACCCGCAGCACGTCGTCGGGGTCGCCGCCGATCAGGCTGGCGAGCTCCTTCGCGTACTTGTCGGGGTCGGCGGCGGGCAAGTCGATCTTGTTCAGCACGGGGATGATCGTGAGGTCGTTCTCAAGCGCCAGGTACAGGTTCGCGAGCGTCTGGGCCTCGATGCCCTGGGCTGCGTCCACGAGCAGCACTGCACCCTCGCAGGCGGCGAGCGAGCGGGAGACCTCGTAGCTGAAGTCGACGTGCCCGGGGGTGTCGATCATGTTCAGCGCGTAGCTCTGCGAGCCGAGTGCCCACGGCATCCGCACGGCCTGGCTCTTGATGGTGATGCCGCGCTCTCGCTCGATGTCCATGCGGTCGAGGTACTGGGCGCGCATGTCTCGGTCGCTGACCACCCCCGTCATCTGCAGCATGCGGTCGGCAAGGGTGGACTTGCCGTGGTCGATGTGCGCAATGATGCAAAAATTGCGGATGAACGCGGGGTCTGTGGACGCGGGCTCGAGGGCCTTCAAAGCTCGTGGTGACATTGTGTGGCCATTCTCCCATGCCCGGCGCCCTTCGGTGGACTCCATATGAATTGAGTGGATCTTTCGACGGATGCCGGGCGCCCGCCGCCCTGACTAGGCTGGCGCCGATGACAAGCACCGCTCAGCAGAAACCGCCGACAGAGCCGAGCGCGCCGAGCGCCGCGCACTCGGCGCTCACTCCCGTGTTCGTGGCGATGCAGTTCAGCCTGCACGCCCTGATGATCGGCCTCACCGCCTTCGTCGCCGTGCGCGCCATGCTCGGTACCTGGCCGATGCCCCGGCTGGTCATCGGCCTCTGCGTGCTGCTTCTCGTGGTCTACGCGCTCGGACTGTTCTTCGCCCGGCACGCGATGCCGCGCTGGGTGCAGGCCGTCTGGTTCCTCGCGCTCGTGCTGGTCTGGCTCGCCCTGACACTGCTCGCCTCAGAGGCGGCCTACATCGTCTTCGCCCTCTTCTTCATCGCGCTGCACCTGTTCCCGCCGCGCTGGAGCGTGCCCATCGTCGTGGTGACCACGCTGATGTCAATCGTTGCGCTCGGCATGGACCTCGGCTGGAGCCCCACCATCTTCATCGGCCCGATCATCGGGGCTGCCGCGGCGGTCGTGCTCGGCCTGGCCTACCGGGCGCTCTACCGCGAGTCGGCGGAGCGCAAGCTGCTCATCGACGACCTGCTGGCGACCAGGGAGCGCCTGGCGTCGACGGCGCGCGAGGCGGGCACGCTGGCCGAGCGGCAGCGCCTGGCCGGCGACATCCACGACACCGTCGCCCAGGGACTCTCCAGCATCCAGCTTCTGCTGCACGCCGCCGAGCGCGGCATCACCGACCCGACGGCACTGGAGCGCGTGCAACAGGCGCGACGCACCGCCGCCGACGGGCTCACCGAGACCCGCCGGTTCATCCGCGAGCTACGCGCCCCCGCCCTCGACGAGCAGTCGCTACCGGCCGCCCTGTCGCGCCTCGCCGCCTCGATCAGTGCGCAGTCGGCATCCACCCGGCCGGACGCCCCGACCACGGTCACGTTCCACCTCAGCGGGGAACCGCGCGAACTGCCCATGGCGCAGGAGACGACGCTGCTGCGCATCGCGCAGGGCTCGCTGGCCAATGTGCTGCAACACTCCGAGTCCCGGCGCGCGGCTGTGACGCTGAGCTTCATGAGCGATGAGGTCACCCTCGACATCGTCGACGACGGAGTCGGCTTCGAGCCGGATGCCGCCCGCAGCGCTGAGCACCGGGGCGAGTCCTTCGGGCTGGCGACCATCCGGCAACGGGTGGAGCGGCTCGGCGGCCTGCTCAGCGTCGAGACGGCGCCGGGTTCCGGCACCGCCATCGCCGTCTCGCTGCCGCTGGAGGCGGCACCGCCCATTTCAGTCCCGCCATCTGCCCCGTCAACCCTGGAGGTCACCCTGTGATCAGGATGCTGCTGGCCGACGACCACCCCGTCGTGCGCGCCGGGCTCAAGGCGCTGTTCTCCTCCGAGGCCGACATCGCGGTGCTCGCAGAGGCGGCGACGGCCGAACGCGCCGTCGAGCTGTGCGCGCGGCAGGAGTTCGACGTCGTGCTGATGGACCTGCAGTTCGGCTCCTCCGGCGCCGCCAGCAGCATGCAGGGCGCCGATGCCACCCGGGAGATCCGGGCCGCGGCCGGCGCGGCGCGGGTGCTCGTCCTCACCAACTACGACACCGACGCCGACATCCTCGGCGCCGTGGAGGCCGGCGCCAGCGGCTACCTACTGAAGGACGCCCCGCCGGCCGAACTGATCGCCGCCGTGCGGGCCGCAGCAGCCGGAGAGAGCGCCATCTCCCCCGCGATCGAGCTGCTGCTGCAGAGCAGGGCGGATGCCGCCGGCTCCCCGCTCACGCTGCGCGAGGCGGAGGTGCTCGGCCTGGTCGCCGAGGGCCAGAGCAACCGCGAGATCGGCAAGCGGCTCTTCCTCAGCGAGGCGACGGTCAAGTCGCACCTGGTGCACATCTTCACCAAGCTGGGCGTTTCCTCGCGCACCGCGGCCGTCGCCACGGCGCAGGCGTCCGGGGCGATCCGCAGCCGGCCATGAACGCCGACCCGGTGCTCCCGGTGCTGCTGGTGCACGGCATCCGCACCTCCGCGAGCATGTGGCGCGGCCAGCTGGAAGCCCTCGGGGCAGCCGGGCGGCCGGCGCTGGCCGTCGACCTGCCCGGGCACGGCACGCGCATCGGCGAACCGTTCACGGTCGCCGGCGCGATTGCGGCGATCGACGACGGCGTGCGTCGGCTCGGCGGGCGGGTGCTGTTGGTGGGGTTGTCGCTCGGCGGCTACTTCTCGATCGAGTACGCGGCGCGGCATCCGCAGAACGTGGCCGGCCTGATCGCCGCCAGCTGCTCGACGCTGCCGCGCGGCGTCGGCCTCGCCGGCTACCGGGGGCTGGCCGCCGCGATCAGGCGGCTGCCGGACAAGGGCCTCGCGTTGAACAACACGATGGCGCGCCTGGCCGTCGGCCGCCAGGCATCCGTCGACCTCGGCGCCGGCGGCATCGCGCTGGACGTGATGGATGCCGCCCTGCGCGCGGCGGGCAGCTTGGACCCTCTGGCGGGCCTCCGCTCCTACCCCGGCCGGGTGTGGATCGTGAACGGCGCCCTGGACCATTTCCGGTTGGACGAGGCGCGCTTCCTGCGCGCGAACCCGCGCACCGAGCGTGTGCTGATCCTCGGCGCGACGCACCTGGTCAGCCTGGTGCGGCCGCGCGAATTCACCGAGATCGTGAGCCGAGTTGCTGCAGAGTTGGACGGCGAATTGGACGACGAGACCCGTTTGGTTGGAGACTCGGCCGAATAGCTGGTAAAGTTGCCTGTTGGCTTCCGTGTGTATCCCACCACTTCACACGATTGCCGCGAGACGCCCCTCTACCGTCAAGCGGCACAATCCGAATACACATCTAAGCAAGGACGTACTGAACGTGGCAAACATCAAGTCGCAGATCAAGCGCATCGGCACCAACAAGAAGGCCCAGGAGCGCAACAAGGCTGTCAAGAGCCAGGTCAAGACCGCTATCCGCGCGACCCGCACCGCGATCGCCGGCGGCGACAAGGCTGTTGCCGAGTCGGCTCTGCGTACCGCAGGCAAGACGCTCGACAAGGCCGTAAGCAAGGGTGTTCTGCACAAGAACCAGGCTGCGAACCGCAAGTCGGCTATCGCCAAGCAGGTTGCAGCTCTCTAAGCTTCAGACGCTGTTTCAGGAAGGGCCCCGTCTTCGGACGGGGCCCTTTCTGCGCTTCGGCTCGTTGATCCGCCGCCGCCCGCGGCATCCGAGCACGTCGCGGCCCTCGAAATGTCTCGCGGCCCTCGTTATACCGGGGGCCGCGAGATTTTTCGAGGGCCGCGAGCCGTGCGGGAGTTCGCGCGGGGCTAGTGGCGACCGCGGGCGGCGATGACGCCGATCAGGCGTTCGATCGCGTAGACGGGGTCACGCGATGCACCCTTGACGCCGGCGTCGGCCTCGGCGAGGGCCTCGATGGCGCGGGCCAGGCCGTCCTCGTTCCAGCCGGCCAGGTCTTTGCGGGCGCGCTCCAGCATCCACGGCGCCATGCCAAGCTCGGCGGCGCTGGCACGGTTGCCGGAGACCTTCGCCATCGTGCGCACCTTCATGGCGAAGGCGGCGACGATCGGAACCGGGTCGGCCCCGGAATCGAGGGCGTGGCGCAACGAGACGAGCGCCTCGCCGCGGCGGCCTGCGAGGGCGGCATCCGCGACCTTGAAGGCATTGCTCTCGACGCGCCCACCGTAGTAACGCTCGACGGTGGACTCGTTGATTTCGTTCGAGGTGTCGTCCATCAGCTGCTGACAGGCGGATGCCAGCTCGGCGAGGTCGTCGCTGAACGCACCGACCAGGGCGCGCAAAGCGCCTGGCGTGATCCGGCGCGATCCGGCCTTGAACTCGGCGACTGCGAAGTCGTACTTCTCCGCATCCTTCTTGAGCTCTGCGCAGACCACCTCGACGCCGCCGCCGAGTCCGCCGCGCAGGGCGTCGAGCAGCTTCTTGCCGCGCACGCCGCCGTTGTGGCGAAGCACCAGGTAGGTGTTCTCGGCCGGGTCCTCGAGGTAGGCCAGCGTCTCGGTGATGAACGCGTCGGTGCACTTCTCGACGGAGTTGACCCGGATGAAGCGCGGCTCCATGAACAGCGAGGGGCTGGCGACGGTGAGCAGCTCCCCCGCGGCGTAGCTGTCTGCATCCAGGTCGACGACCTCGATGCTCGGGTCCTCGCCCTTCAGGAAGTCGCGGAGTCGGCGGATCGCGCGGTCGGCGAGGAAGCCCTCCGTGCCGGAGACCAGCACAACCGGGGCGGGTCGAACCTGGTTCCACGCGAGCTGCGGAATGGCCACGGAACTCTTGCCTCGTGCCGGTGTCGTGCGAGTAGCCACGCGCCTCCCTCTCTTCAAAGTTCAAGGTTAGTCGCCGCGGCGCTCCGTCCACACCCGCAGCGCCGCGTCGTGCTCGGCCGGGCGCGGCGACACCAGAACGAGGCCGTGCAGATCGCTGCGGAACGCCCGCGTGCCGCTCGCTTTCAGCGTGGCCAACAGCGACGAGGTCGGGTGCCCGTAGCCGTTGTCCGCGCCCACCCCGATCAGCCCGAGCGGAGCGGCCAGACTCCGGTAGAGCTCCGCGCTCTGGTCTGATGAGCCGTGGTGGGCGACCTTCAGGACGTCCACCCGCCCGAGCGGTTCCATGCCCTGCAGCGCCGCTTCGGATTCAGCGCCAAGGTCGGCGAGGAACAACGAACGGATGCCGCCGCCCTCGACAAGCAGAACGACACTGCCCGGGTTGCCGGTGCTGAGCGGGCCGTCATGCGTCGCCGGCCAGAGCACCCGCCAGCGCAGGGTGCCCAGCACGCCCTGCTGCCCGCGCGCGGCCACCTGCACGGGAACTCCTGCTTGACGGAGCGGGTCGAGTAGCCGGTCGTCCCGCGGGCCGCTGGGTACCCCGACGAGCGCGATGCCGACCATCCCGCGGATCGCGGCGAGGCCGCCGATGTGGTCGAGGTCGTAGTGGGTGAGCACGAGCAGATCGATGCGCTCGACGCCGAGGGTATCGAGGCAGGCGCGCAGCGGGGCAGGCTCTGGCCCGGTGTCGATCAGCGCGGTCTGGCCTCCATCGCGAATCAGCACCGCATCACCCTGGCCGACGTCGCAGAGCGCGATCTGCCAATCGGCCGGCCGGCTCCAGCCGCGGACGACGCCGGTGCCGAGCAGCGCCCCGCCGTACCCGCCGACGAGCACGATGAGGGCGACGCCGGCAAGCATCACCGGCACGGTGCGCGGTTTGCGGCGCCCAGCTCCGCGCAGCAGCAGCCAGAGCGCGAGCCCGCTCGCGCCGGCCAGCAGCAGCGCGCCGAGCAGGCCGTCGAGCCAGGGTGCGCGGGCACCCGGGAGCCCGGCGACGGTGTGCGCGACGGCCGCAATCCAGGCCGCGGGCAGCCAGGCGAGCTGGATGACGGCGAATCCGAGCGAGGGCAGCCAGGGCAGAAGCAGACAACCGATCAGGCCGAGCAGGGTGGCCGCGGGTGCGGCGGGCCCGGCCAGCAGGTTGGCAGGAACGCCCAGCAACGGCACGGACGGCGCCAGCAGGATGAGCACGGGCTGGCAGGCCAGCTGCGCGGCGAGCGGCAGCGCGAGGGCCAGCGCGAGGGGTCGCGGCATCCAGCGGCCCAGTGCAGAGGCCAGGGGCGCGGTCAGCAGCAGCAGCCCGGCCGTGGCCAGAGCGGAGAGCGCGAAGCCGTAACTGGAGGCCAGCCATGGGTCGAGCGCCAGCAGCACGAGCGTCGCCAGCCCGAGCGCGGGCACGCCGCCGCCCGGCCGGCCAGATGCCATCCCGAGCAGCA includes the following:
- the holA gene encoding DNA polymerase III subunit delta, with protein sequence MATRTTPARGKSSVAIPQLAWNQVRPAPVVLVSGTEGFLADRAIRRLRDFLKGEDPSIEVVDLDADSYAAGELLTVASPSLFMEPRFIRVNSVEKCTDAFITETLAYLEDPAENTYLVLRHNGGVRGKKLLDALRGGLGGGVEVVCAELKKDAEKYDFAVAEFKAGSRRITPGALRALVGAFSDDLAELASACQQLMDDTSNEINESTVERYYGGRVESNAFKVADAALAGRRGEALVSLRHALDSGADPVPIVAAFAMKVRTMAKVSGNRASAAELGMAPWMLERARKDLAGWNEDGLARAIEALAEADAGVKGASRDPVYAIERLIGVIAARGRH
- a CDS encoding sensor histidine kinase; its protein translation is MTSTAQQKPPTEPSAPSAAHSALTPVFVAMQFSLHALMIGLTAFVAVRAMLGTWPMPRLVIGLCVLLLVVYALGLFFARHAMPRWVQAVWFLALVLVWLALTLLASEAAYIVFALFFIALHLFPPRWSVPIVVVTTLMSIVALGMDLGWSPTIFIGPIIGAAAAVVLGLAYRALYRESAERKLLIDDLLATRERLASTAREAGTLAERQRLAGDIHDTVAQGLSSIQLLLHAAERGITDPTALERVQQARRTAADGLTETRRFIRELRAPALDEQSLPAALSRLAASISAQSASTRPDAPTTVTFHLSGEPRELPMAQETTLLRIAQGSLANVLQHSESRRAAVTLSFMSDEVTLDIVDDGVGFEPDAARSAEHRGESFGLATIRQRVERLGGLLSVETAPGSGTAIAVSLPLEAAPPISVPPSAPSTLEVTL
- a CDS encoding response regulator, producing the protein MIRMLLADDHPVVRAGLKALFSSEADIAVLAEAATAERAVELCARQEFDVVLMDLQFGSSGAASSMQGADATREIRAAAGAARVLVLTNYDTDADILGAVEAGASGYLLKDAPPAELIAAVRAAAAGESAISPAIELLLQSRADAAGSPLTLREAEVLGLVAEGQSNREIGKRLFLSEATVKSHLVHIFTKLGVSSRTAAVATAQASGAIRSRP
- the rpsT gene encoding 30S ribosomal protein S20 — translated: MANIKSQIKRIGTNKKAQERNKAVKSQVKTAIRATRTAIAGGDKAVAESALRTAGKTLDKAVSKGVLHKNQAANRKSAIAKQVAAL
- a CDS encoding histidine phosphatase family protein; this translates as MSSRRALRTAIASLAAVATLFSLALAAPAFADNGKDSPSSSQSSNDKSGKGSEVTIYLTRHGETWLNKTHRMQGWSDSPLTEKGELVATQLGTGLAKAGVKFKSAYSADNVRHYETAVLALSALRYKDEPVRDKRLREVAFGKFEGETQAATGAAVGAFVKGPAVSDFLNAIVEVNADSGLLAETEEQVSTRALASLNEIAAAQAKKGGGNVLVVSSGITIIAVLDALGADTSTLPAGIANAAVNKLTYKKGVWTVVSMNDTSYVEAGAK
- a CDS encoding alpha/beta fold hydrolase, translated to MNADPVLPVLLVHGIRTSASMWRGQLEALGAAGRPALAVDLPGHGTRIGEPFTVAGAIAAIDDGVRRLGGRVLLVGLSLGGYFSIEYAARHPQNVAGLIAASCSTLPRGVGLAGYRGLAAAIRRLPDKGLALNNTMARLAVGRQASVDLGAGGIALDVMDAALRAAGSLDPLAGLRSYPGRVWIVNGALDHFRLDEARFLRANPRTERVLILGATHLVSLVRPREFTEIVSRVAAELDGELDDETRLVGDSAE
- the lepA gene encoding translation elongation factor 4; translated protein: MSPRALKALEPASTDPAFIRNFCIIAHIDHGKSTLADRMLQMTGVVSDRDMRAQYLDRMDIERERGITIKSQAVRMPWALGSQSYALNMIDTPGHVDFSYEVSRSLAACEGAVLLVDAAQGIEAQTLANLYLALENDLTIIPVLNKIDLPAADPDKYAKELASLIGGDPDDVLRVSGKTGMGVEDLLDRVTERIPAPKGDPSAPARAMIFDSVYDSYRGVVTYVRMIDGQLNPRERIQMMSTRATHEILEIGVSSPEPTPSKGLGVGEVGYLITGVKDVRQSKVGDTVTTASKPATEALPGYTEPLPMVFSGLYPIDGSDYPILREALDKLKLSDAALVYEPETSVALGFGFRCGFLGLLHLEIITERLEREFGLDLIATAPSVIYEVTTEDKKTVTVTNPSEFPVGKISAVSEPVVKAAILAPKDYVGVIMELCQGRRGVLLGMDYLGEDRVEIRYTMPLGEIVFDFFDNLKSKTAGYASLDYEPAGEQTADLVKVDILLQGEQVDAFSAIVHRDKAYAYGVLMTTRLRELIPRQQFEVPIQAAIGARIIARESIRAIRKDVLAKCYGGDISRKRKLLEKQKEGKKRMKMVGRVEVPQEAFVAALTGDVEKKDKK
- a CDS encoding DUF1990 family protein, with amino-acid sequence MRRSTYTDQPVSYGAIGGTMAPDLMSYPPAGFRPAEHSTQLGSGAERFATASASLMTWGVQRGSGIEVTDTNQGTGEQYHGLALDAEGVPRPDQPQRASEERFGPDGTPFITAGMTAVLHITAWRMTVTAPVRVVLVVDEPGRLGFAYGTMPGHPENGEVLFVVEHRDDDSVWLVIRSFSQPSSTRWKLVRPLMRLQERAYTRRYLRALHPVASA
- the hemW gene encoding radical SAM family heme chaperone HemW encodes the protein MASALPLGDPAPSDGLLPATAAVGAHDRAFSVYLHVPFCRVRCGYCDFNTYTATELRGAKQSDYASEAVLEIQHSARILAASGVPARPASTVFFGGGTPTLLPAADLVKMLDAVRAEHTLAPGAEITTEANPDSVDRDYLQTLKDAGFTRVSFGMQSAVPHVLATLERTHDPARVPLVVRWAREVGLDVSVDLIYGTPGESLDDWRASLEHAIAQQPDHLSAYSLIVEDGTKLARQIRRGEVAQPDEDLQADMYELADELLAAAGYDWYEVSNWARGVEHRSEHNLAYWRSNDWWGIGPGAHSHVGGVRWWNVKHPAAYAERVQAGLSPAAGRETLSAEVREFERVLLLARIREGIPVASLRASGRLAVAALIADELIDARAAIAGRVELTLRGRLLADAVVRRLLDDDETATAEV